From Coccinella septempunctata chromosome 4, icCocSept1.1, whole genome shotgun sequence, a single genomic window includes:
- the LOC123310918 gene encoding uncharacterized protein LOC123310918, protein MDHTVGISTPMCRKITILIFLGVLLRNCYGTYRNGVWQSSPTNSLLTKVQLTQKGYIQFLRYVEDVPSMTEYTFCIWMKSFDLSRSHPLLSYSKHEKDRLIRVWISPRGKSLNLELHGRPVFEIPTNFKEHRWYHICQSWDSGSATWEVFINDKKFRGRAPKLTGLIIEAGGDIVVAQEYTDFDKGLEDGIEGQIFGFNFVLSATSKMQNYGKYSESPATSMVGYRGRRSFEPSRSRYTPFRPSDMNGKTPTFLNFPLSWENSYMSSLENIRHSNIPPQKLRVRINAPKIVKMNRPNELFQTYLATDHVAGGKKPESTGLMLVEMSKNCRIGKGGPLRGEKVLINWAETKVRVFGGAIVKHVEPFC, encoded by the exons ATGGACCACACAGTCGGTATCTCAACACCTATGTGtcgaaaaattacaattttaatttttcttggagTTCTCCTCCGAAACTGTTACGGAACATATCGTAACGGAGTCTGGCAAAGCAGTCCCACGAATTCTCTGCTGACCAAGGTGCAGTTGACCCAAAAAGGATATATCCAG tttttgcgATACGTAGAAGATGTACCGTCAATGACTGAATACACTTTTTGCATTTGGATGAAAAGCTTTGATCTGTCACGCTCTCATCCCCTCTTATCGTATTCGA aacaCGAGAAGGATCGACTTATAAGAGTCTGGATTTCTCCTAGAGGAAAATCTTTAAACTTAGAACTTCACGGCCGGCCTGTATTTGAAATTCCCACTAATTTCAAGGAGCATCGCTGGTATCACATTTGCCAATCGTGGGATTCAGGGTCTGCCACTTGGGAAGTTTTCATCAACGATAAGAAATTTAGAGGGCGTGCTCCAAAG ttgacCGGTCTGATCATCGAAGCTGGGGGTGATATTGTGGTCGCTCAGGAGTATACGGACTTCGATAAGGGTCTGGAAGATGGCATCGAAGGCCAAATATTCGGCTTCAACTTCGTTCTTTCCGCCACTTCGAAAATGCAGAACTACGGAAAATATTCGGAATCCCCTGCAACATCAATGGTTGGTTATCGAGGCCGTCGTTCATTTGAGCCTTCTAGATCTCGATACACTCCTTTCCGTCCGtcagatatgaacgggaaaacGCCCACTTTTCTGAATTTCCCTCTATCGTGGGAGAATTCCTACATGTCATCGTTGGAAAACATCCGTCACAGCAATATACCCCCGCAAAAACTACGAGTTCGGATTAATGCTCCGAAAATCGTCAAAATGAACCGTCCCAATGAGTTGTTTCAAACGTATTTGGCTACAGACCACGTAGCCGGAGGCAAAAAACCAGAATCGACTGGATTGATGCTGGTGGAAATGAGCAAAAATTGCAGAATTGGGAAAGGGGGGCCGTTGCGGGGAGAAAAAGTGTTGATAAATTGGGCGGAGACAAAAGTGCGCGTTTTTGGTGGTGCCATAGTGAAACATGTGGAACCATTTTGTTGA